In Frondihabitans sp. PAMC 28766, a genomic segment contains:
- a CDS encoding sugar-binding transcriptional regulator produces MQLSDSTPELPSDFDEELAATVSRLFWLDDQSKIEIADQLKLSRFKVARILEDARRYGIARIEIVEPTQRIERLAEQVRTTYGLRDVRISTLPMGSPGGLAGLGATAAAYLDEHVAPGMTVGVGWGSTLAEVVGHLSPSGPADVLQLAGGFASSDSDFNGAHLVLQAASALQGEPYLLHAPALVSNASARNVLRGDETIARTAARYADLDIIVTGVGVRRADMKSALYRGNVLSTSVHAELKRRHVVGDACCHFIDSDGRIIEALAERVTGVSIDEIRATPIRMAVAGGGEKEGPIRAALRSGLPNVLVTDIATARALSESSTRPDSHDREKSA; encoded by the coding sequence ATGCAACTTTCTGATTCGACTCCCGAGCTGCCGAGCGACTTCGACGAAGAACTCGCAGCGACGGTCAGTCGACTTTTCTGGCTCGACGATCAGTCCAAGATCGAGATCGCGGACCAGTTGAAGCTCTCGCGTTTCAAGGTCGCGCGAATACTCGAGGACGCTCGGCGCTACGGAATCGCGCGGATCGAGATCGTCGAACCAACCCAAAGGATCGAGCGACTAGCCGAGCAGGTTCGCACGACCTACGGCCTCAGAGACGTTCGGATCTCGACGCTCCCGATGGGATCGCCTGGCGGGCTCGCAGGCCTCGGCGCTACCGCCGCCGCCTACCTCGACGAGCACGTCGCCCCTGGCATGACGGTCGGCGTCGGATGGGGATCCACCCTCGCAGAAGTCGTCGGGCACCTCTCACCGAGCGGCCCAGCCGACGTCCTCCAACTCGCCGGGGGATTCGCGAGCTCCGACAGCGACTTCAACGGTGCGCACCTCGTCCTGCAGGCAGCCTCAGCCCTGCAGGGCGAGCCGTACCTTCTGCACGCCCCCGCACTGGTGTCGAACGCATCGGCACGCAACGTCCTGCGCGGTGATGAGACGATCGCGCGAACGGCGGCGCGCTACGCGGATCTCGACATCATCGTCACCGGCGTCGGAGTCCGCCGCGCCGACATGAAGTCGGCCCTGTACCGCGGCAACGTCTTGAGCACCTCCGTGCATGCTGAGCTGAAACGGCGACATGTCGTCGGCGACGCATGCTGCCATTTCATTGACAGCGACGGCCGAATCATCGAGGCGCTGGCCGAGAGAGTCACGGGGGTGTCGATCGACGAGATCCGAGCGACGCCGATTCGGATGGCCGTCGCCGGCGGAGGGGAAAAGGAAGGGCCCATCAGAGCCGCGCTTCGAAGTGGTCTTCCCAATGTCCTGGTGACCGACATCGCCACCGCGAGGGCTCTCTCCGAGTCGAGCACGCGTCCTGACAGTCACGACAGAGAGAAGAGCGCATGA
- the eda gene encoding bifunctional 4-hydroxy-2-oxoglutarate aldolase/2-dehydro-3-deoxy-phosphogluconate aldolase, protein MKFGRSTQRILDISGVVPVVVIDDVGLARDLAFALREGGIPRAEVTLRTPEGLGAIAAMSDVPDFSVGAGTVLSEGDVARCVDAGARFIVSPGLDHDVVRRAQDLDVTVLPGIATATEIQAAVALGLTAVKFFPAERLGGLAMIEALSGPFPSLRFMPSGGITAANAATYLAHPAVFAVGGSWMVPRNALRKRDFETVSRLSGFRQTS, encoded by the coding sequence ATGAAATTCGGTCGTTCCACGCAGAGAATCCTCGACATCTCGGGCGTCGTTCCGGTGGTCGTCATCGATGACGTCGGCTTGGCGCGCGACCTGGCCTTCGCCCTCCGAGAAGGCGGTATCCCTCGAGCCGAGGTCACACTCCGCACCCCCGAAGGCCTGGGGGCGATCGCTGCGATGTCGGACGTGCCCGATTTCTCCGTCGGCGCCGGGACCGTGCTGTCGGAGGGTGATGTGGCACGATGCGTCGATGCCGGTGCCCGGTTCATCGTCAGTCCCGGATTGGATCACGATGTCGTTCGCCGTGCGCAGGATCTCGACGTCACAGTTCTGCCCGGAATCGCGACGGCGACCGAAATTCAGGCCGCAGTCGCTCTAGGGCTGACGGCTGTCAAGTTCTTTCCGGCCGAACGACTCGGGGGCTTGGCGATGATCGAAGCCTTGAGTGGTCCGTTTCCGTCGCTGCGTTTCATGCCGAGTGGCGGCATCACAGCCGCCAACGCCGCCACGTACTTGGCGCACCCCGCCGTGTTCGCCGTGGGCGGTAGCTGGATGGTCCCTCGCAACGCCCTCCGGAAACGGGATTTCGAGACCGTCTCTCGCCTCAGCGGCTTCAGACAGACGTCGTAG
- a CDS encoding Gfo/Idh/MocA family protein — translation MPERAAARIAVVGFAHMHSGDQIRLILGHDAADLVGVWDSDSERRDSISDDLGVPASVRYDSLDDLVATAKPEIVVVCSTTGDHVALVERLAPMGLHIILEKPFALNIAEADRMIEAARAAGTILAVNWPLAWYPAHLTTKRLIAEGTIGAVTEVHYYDGNRGPLTHVHDKEDRVDPDLEAKQASWWYSPEFGGGSLLDYLGYGATIATWFRDGELPTMVTAHTWGSDGLDVDEQSVVTASYASGLSTFQTKWGTFSNPWQHQPAPACGFVVVGTGGTITSRDFAPSVAVQTTKHPGAVLIPVDVPRPEQTSAVSHVIHALSTGDVPTGPTSDETSRRGQLIVDAAATAAATGRLTELASSVTIGH, via the coding sequence TTGCCAGAACGCGCCGCAGCCCGGATCGCTGTCGTGGGGTTCGCCCACATGCACTCCGGAGACCAGATCCGGCTCATCCTCGGCCACGACGCCGCCGATCTGGTGGGGGTCTGGGATTCCGACTCCGAGCGCCGAGACAGCATCTCCGACGACCTCGGCGTACCCGCCTCCGTCCGCTACGACTCTCTGGACGACCTCGTCGCCACAGCCAAGCCCGAGATCGTCGTCGTGTGCTCGACGACGGGCGATCACGTGGCGCTCGTCGAGCGACTAGCGCCGATGGGCCTCCACATCATCCTCGAAAAGCCTTTCGCCCTGAATATCGCCGAGGCGGACCGCATGATCGAGGCGGCACGGGCCGCGGGAACGATTCTCGCCGTCAACTGGCCTCTGGCCTGGTACCCGGCTCACCTGACGACGAAGCGGCTCATCGCGGAGGGAACGATCGGTGCGGTCACCGAGGTCCACTACTACGACGGCAACCGCGGACCGCTGACCCATGTTCACGACAAGGAGGACCGGGTCGACCCCGACCTCGAAGCCAAGCAGGCTTCGTGGTGGTACTCGCCAGAGTTCGGGGGAGGTTCGCTTCTCGACTATCTCGGCTACGGGGCCACCATCGCCACCTGGTTCCGCGACGGTGAGTTGCCGACGATGGTGACCGCCCACACGTGGGGTTCCGACGGGCTGGACGTCGACGAGCAATCGGTCGTCACCGCTTCTTATGCGAGCGGTCTCTCCACCTTCCAGACGAAGTGGGGCACCTTCAGCAACCCGTGGCAGCACCAGCCGGCGCCGGCCTGCGGGTTTGTCGTCGTCGGCACCGGAGGCACGATCACGAGTCGTGACTTCGCGCCGTCTGTCGCCGTCCAGACAACCAAACATCCGGGGGCCGTCCTGATTCCGGTCGACGTGCCTCGTCCCGAGCAGACCAGTGCGGTCAGCCACGTCATCCACGCCCTGAGCACCGGCGACGTGCCTACCGGCCCGACCAGCGACGAGACCTCTCGCCGGGGGCAGCTGATCGTCGACGCCGCGGCGACCGCCGCAGCAACGGGCCGCCTCACCGAACTCGCCAGCTCTGTCACGATCGGACACTGA